The Primulina huaijiensis isolate GDHJ02 chromosome 10, ASM1229523v2, whole genome shotgun sequence region GGATTTTAGGCATGGAAATCAAAAGAAATAGACAGTCCAAGGAACTGGTATTAATGCAACAAGGATATGTGCTGAAAGTGTTAAATAGATTTGAAATGCAAAATGCCAGACCAGTGGCAAGTCCAATGGCTCTTCATTTCAAACTCTCAACACACCAAGCACCAAACTCGGAAGAGGATAGAGAATACATGAAGAAAGTCCCCTATGCCAGTGCAGTAGGAAGCCTAATGTATCTGATGGTGTGTACTAGGCCTGACCTTGCTTATGCAGTAAGCTTGGTAAGTAGATTTATGGCAAACCCTGGTGAAGAACACTGGAAATCGGTCAAATGGATTTTAAGGTACCTTAAAGGAACAATTGACACCGGGTTAATCTTCAAAGATTCAAGAAAAAATGACACCTTGATAACAGGGTATGTGGACTCAGATTATGCTGGCAGTATCGACACTCGGAAGTCTCTATCTGGTTACATATTTACTATCAACGGCACAGCAGTAAGTTGGAAAGCTAACCTACAACCAGTAGTAGCACTTTCAACCACAGAAGCTGAATACGTGGCAGTCACTGAAGCTTTCAAAGAAGCTAAGTGGATGAAAGGCTTCATGGAAGAGTTAGGATACAACCAAAAGACAGTAACTGTGTTCTGTGACAACCAAAGTGCCATACACCTATCAAAACATCAAGTTTTTCACGAAAGaacaaagcatatagatgtaAGGCTACACTTTGTTCGTGATGTGATTGAGTCTGGAGATGTTCAAGTTCTTAAGATCAGTACCAATGATAATCCAGCTGACATGTGTACCAAAGTAATAGGGACAAGCAAATTTGAAAAATGCAGAGATCTGGTTAATGTAACCAGATGCAGACTGTCTTAAGACAATAAGGCAGGAGGAGGTGCGTACACGGGAAATTTTGGCTGCAGATAAGGTGGAGAAATGTAGTATATCAGCAACCAAAATTCACCTTTAGATGGGCAGTTTGAAAATCAGTTAAAACAACTTTTAAGTAGTTGGATAAGGATGAGTGTTGAGGGCTTGCATTTAATCACCGAATATTCTCAGGAAGAAAAGGATATATAGGTGGAGCCgtgcaaagaaaaaaaaagaaatcaatCATTCATCTTGAAGAAAATTGAACAAGAGGCAAGAAGCCATTCACACAAGGCACGAGAGTTTTTCTTTGGAATTCATAGAAGAGAAAAATTGTGGAGTTGAGTGGTGATATTGTATTTCAAGTTGTTCATTTTGTACACTGATTCAATATAGTGGAAACACCTCCCGTGGATGTAGATCATTTCTTGatcgaaccacgtaaatcttgcGTGTTGCGTCTCGTTTTTGTTATCGTTGATCTTGAGTTTATAGTTCTTAATTCAAAACGCATTCAGTTGTGAAATCAAGATTAGTATCTGAACTCAAGGCTCGATAAAGAAACATCAACACTTCATTCCATCTTCTCTAGAACTGCAAATGACAGGCGGGACTTGTGATTCTAGCCGTGGGGTTATAATCACCGACGCTTTCGGGGTAGATGGCGTCTCGTATCTAATAAGATTTTGGATGGAGAATCTCAGAATGGATGTGTACGAGGAGTTGCTCGGGGTGTAACATCGTCAAAGAACGAGGAACCGTCTTTGAATTCATGTGCCAGACATTCAAGAAAATCAATGTAGTGTTCCTTCGCATAAACTACAAGTGAACACCGAAAAGATAATTAACAAGAAAAAAGCTTGCAAAAATGCTTAGAAACCAAATGATTTGTGTATGAGAAAAAACTAAGATTTCCCCTCAATTTAGAAAGAGTGTGTGTGAGAATGAATTCAGAAATTCGATTTTACTTGGTTATCCACTATGTTAGATTTCTATTGATGTCTATATTCTTAAATCCATCATCTTTATAGTcaagaacacttaattatttatatttcatttttcaacTGATAGATATAATTTACCATTTCATATTTATTTCGATATTCCTATAAAAAAACCTAATATCAAACGATATATGCATACAATTGTTCCTTTAATGACTTCGATGAAGTTATATGTCTTCCGAATTATATAAATACCCACGATGTATTTTCATATGATCTTAATCTAGATCTCCTATCCCAAATGATATATCACGATTATTATATCAATCAATTTATGACAGtaaattgaaagaattaaaatcAAGAGAACACAAATAAATGAAgaagaatttaaatatataaataaaaaaataaaatataggtTCAAACCAAGATATGTCATTCATCTAGAAAATAAATTTAGGGCATGCTTGGAATGATGAAATAAGGTGGGAATAAAATatctcatttttattttttgaaatattttaataataaataataataacaataatatttcCCAACAATATTTGAGTAATTGAAAAATCAATAATGTCCTGCTAAATATTTTATACATTTATAAAGAAACAGGAAGGCCACAATGAATTTTCCTCTGAAATGTACGAATTCGGGgttttatgaattttcaaattctaaaGGTTGACATTTATTTTTTGCTTTCATTGAAAATTGTACTTCCGATcactggaaaaaaaaattgaatttctattttattttatttctcataaTCTGCTTGATTTGGTCAAGTGCATAGATGAGGATTCGTATTTCCTCAaatattattcatattttaaactttgttttCACAAATTTCAAGGATTTCGTACGAGTCTGGTTCAATTAATGTAAAATCGCCTTATAACGTTCGGCATAGACCTCGTCTCAAACTTAAAATCTATGCACTATCATCTTAATTTACCGGGCATCAATATAGTTCTCAATTTTGAAGTTGAGTTTGTTCTATCCAAAGAAATAACTTGTAGTTGATCTGGATTAAAATTGAGAACAAATTAAATAGAAACACCAAAAAAGGACAGATAATCGAGCTTGCGCAAACAGCTCACGAGCTAACTCGTCTAGCCCTCCGCGCGCAGCCTCGCCCACAGCAGCCTAGCCCTCGCCCTGCCCCTCTTTCTCGCCCCTGCCACGCCCCTCGCGCGCCTCACCCTGCCTGCTCGCCCCACAGTCTAGCGCGCACGAGCCCTCGCCCTACCCCTCCTTCTCCTCGCCTCGTCGCCCCTGCCACGCTCGCCCGGCGCACCTCTCGCCGTGCACGAGCGCTCGCCCAGCGCGCCTCGCCCGCACATCTGCTCGCCCAAGCGCGCCTCACCCCCACGTACGCTCGCCCGGCACGCCTCTCGCCCCGCACGAGCGCTCGCCCAGCGCGCCTCGTCCGCACATCTGCTCGCCCAAGCGCGCCTCACCCCCACGTGCGCTCAGTGCGCCACGCCTGTCTGCTGCAAGCTCGTCCAGCCCCAGCCGCACACTCGCTCAAGCGCCTCCGCCACGCTCGCCCAGCCCCGTCCGCACGCTTGCCCGAGCGCCCCTACACGCTCCGACAGCGCACGCTCGCCCCGCACGAGCGTGCACCACACTTGTGCTCGTCACCGGCTCATCCTTGCGGCTTTTTGATTATTCTTTCACGCCCTCTCCGGGACAGTTCTCTTTTTCTTCTGTCTGATTACCCTCAACACTTATGTCTTATTATGATTCCGAGTCTAGTCCCTCGAGTGATTCCGAGTCTAATCTCTCGAGTGGTTCCGAAAGGTCTAGcgagtctagtgagtctaaccAGAGTAAGATTTTCATAGCTGATACTGAATTTACTCTTGATTCCCACGAGGAGGAAGTCGCCACCCACAGTCGTCCTGGTAAGGAAGCTCGTCACGTGAACCAACAAATGAACATATCTGAAGCAGATAACTTATGGTACGGTCATTTGTCATCCCATATTCCTCCACTAGCGAGTCGAAACTTAGTACTTTGTGGCACATTCCTTCCACTCACCAGATCATCATCCCAGCCCAGAGGACCGACCCTATCTAGCCCCTAAGGGCTGTTATACCTTCTTTCAACACCACCTTAATGCCGGTCTTCGCTTTCCCTTGAGTGATTTCTTCCAAAAATTGAGCAAGTACTATCAGGTGCATCTGGGTCTGCTCACTCTCAATGCTCTCCGCTTGATAAACTGCTTCGCTGTGTTATTCCGGGCCCTAGACATCCCTCTTAATTGCACCACTTTCTCCTACTTCTTAATTCTGTCTAGATCAAAAGAAGGACCTTTCTATCTGACCTCCCGGTCTAGTCACAAACTTTTCGAAGGGCCTCCCAGTCACGTGAAAGACTGgaaaaaatttttcttttttgttcaaCCCCCTAAGGAATTGACCTGCTTCACGGATTGGTATTCTATTTTCACCAAACCCAAACTTTCCAAGGGCTACAAAAAAGATAAGGAGTATCTACAGATAATGAGTGTACTAGGAGATCGATGCTTTAGCATTCCCCAACTTCTATCTGAAGATCTCCTGTGCCACGCCGGGTTAAGTCCCGCGAAAATTAAACTGAAGGAGGACGCCGATAGATATTCTCATCTCTTCACCCTTTCCGTCTCTCTTTTGCTTGTTGCGTTCTTTGACCATATTCTCATTCGTCTCACTGTTTTTATTTGTAGGTGTTAGAGTCATGAATGCTGCATTGCTTCGCGAGATTGCGAAAAAGAAGGCTGGGAGTTCATCATCCGCTCCTCAGAAGTCAGTCGTTCCAGCAGTCACGATGGGCACAAAGGGAGACTGTTATGCTGCTGAGAAGAAGAAAACAGGTTCTTGCTCTACTACTGCGAAGAGACCTGCTGGCTCCCCTACTactgtgaagaagaaagcatgcTCATCTTCCTCCGCCCCAAAGCGAGCCTCCTCTCCGCCTCCTCGAGCCAAGTCGCCACCTCCGTCCGATAAGAAGAAGGCATCCACTGATCCTAGCCCGTCAGTCTCACAGCATGGTAAGCGTAAGATTTCTGAGATCTCAGTTGTATCGGTCTCTTCTCCAGAAGGGTCCGGGTCAGATGAGCTGCCTCCCCCTGAATCGGGGTTACATCCTCTATACACCCCGGATTCGGCCATCGTGGGGCGGTGTCCTACTCATCTGGCTCAGAAGATAATGTATCAACTTCCTTCCGACCCGGATGCAGCGTTCATGAGTTCACTGGGGTGGTCTGAACTCACTCGCCGGACATGCAGCAGTATCACTGAGGTATATTTCTCCCTCCAGTTTCTAGATTGATGTCCAATACATGTATAATTTTCTTATCGTCTTTTCACTTTTGTTTGCTTATCCAGGGCATGATGTACGTAGGGGAGTTGGTGGAGCGCGCTAACGACACTCGATCCAGCGCCTGCCAAGACTTACGCGAGGGCAAGGCTCTTCGTGAACAGCTCCAGGCTACTATTGACGAGATGAAAGTGATGCATGCTAAGGAACTTTCAGAGTCCCAAGCTCGAGGTGACGAGCTTCTGAAGGAGAAACAGGAGCTTCAGCGACGGAAGAGGACCACGCGAAAGAGAACCAGAGGCTGAAGGAAGAGTCAAAGAATGCTCGAGCTGAAGCAGCACAACTCCGTAGGGAACTCAGGGACGCCAAAGCGCTACATGCTTCCGAAGCCTCTGCATTCAAGGAAGAATTCCTCAAGTCCGAGGAGTTCAACGATGTCTGCGCCCCTAAAGCTTATCATTTCCTGGAGATGGGTTTCGAGGGTGCAGTCGGCCTCTTCAAGGCTCAGGGCTATCCTCCTCCAGGCGCCCCTACTGACTTCATAGACATTGAGAGTTTCGTAGCGAGTCTCCCCCCTCCTGATTCTTAGACCGAGCTCCTTTACttatgttatttttcatttaCGCAGACATTGTATGCCTTCGGGCCATATTCTATTATTTTCTGCACTGCTTTACTTTCCGTAATACTATGCAACTTTTGTGATGTTTACATTTGGTTATTTCTTTTTGCGCACTTTTGGCATGTACGAACTCGTTTTCTGTTGTATTGAGTATTTTGCGTTTACATTCACTGCTTCTTCTGAATTTACCTCTGATGCCTTTAAACCACTAGGGTGAATATAATCGACATGATACGAACTCCTCTGCTACGTGATACCTTAGCAAGAACTCCCTTTGTGCCCATCGTGACTGCTGGAACGACTGACTTCTGAGGAGCGGATGATGAACTCCCAGCCTTCTTTTTCGCAATCTCGCGAAGCAATGCAGAATTCATGACTCTAACACCTTCAAATAAAAACAGTGAGACGAATGAGAATATGGTCAAAGAACGCAACAAGCAAAAGAGAGACGGAAAGGGTGAAGAGATGAGAATATCTATCGGCGTCCTCCTTCAGTTTAATTTTCGCGGGACTTAACCCGGCGTGGCACAGGAGATCTTCAGATAGAAGTTGGGGAATGCTAAAGCATCGATCTCCTAGTACACTCATTATCTGTAGATACTCCTTATCTTTTTTGTAGCCCTTGGAAAGTTTGGGTTTGGTGAAACGTGAAGCAGGTCAATTCCTTAGGGggctgaacaaaaaaaaaatattttttccagtcCTTCACGTGACTGGGAGCCCCTTCGAAGAGTTTGTGACTAGACCGAGAGGTCACATAGAAAGGTCCTTCTTTTGATCTGGACAGAACTAAGAAGTAGGAGAAAGTGGTGCAATTCAGAGGGATGTCTAGGGCCCGGAATAACACAGCGAAGCAGCTTATCAAGCGGAGAGCATTGGGAGTGAGCAGACCCAGATGCACCTGATAGTACTTGCTCAATTTTTGGAAGAAATCGCACAAGAGAAAGCGAAGATCGGCATCAAGGTGGTGCTGAAAGAAGGTATAATAGCCCTTAGGGGCTAGATGGGGTCGGTCCTCTGGGCTGGGATGATGATCTGGTGAGTGGAAGGAATGTGCCACAAAGTACTAAGTTTCGACTCACTAGTGGGAGGAATATGGGATGACAAATGACCGTACCATAAGTTACCTGTTTCAGATATGTTCATTTGTTGGTTCACGTGACGAGCTTCCTTACCAAGACGACTGTGGGTGGCGACTTCCTCCTCGTGAGAATCAAGAGTAAATTCAGGATCAGCTATGGAAATCTTACTCTGGCTAGACTCACTAGACTCGCTAGACCTCTCGGAACCACTCGAGGGACTAGACTCGAAATCGCTCGAGGAACTAGACTCGGAATCAGAATAAGACATAAGTGTTGAGGGTAATCAGACAGAAGAAAAAGAGAACTGACCCGGAGGGGGCGTGAAAGAATAATCAAAAAGTCGCAAGGATGAGGCGGTGACGAGCACAAGTGTGGTACACGCTCGCGCGGGGCGAACGTGCGCTGTCGGAGCGTGTAGGGGCGCTCGCACAAGCGTGGCGGAGGCGCTCGGGCGAGCGTGGCGGAGGCGCTGGAGCGATTGTGTGCTGTGGCTGGGCGAGCTTGCAGCAGGCAGGCGAGGCGCGCTGGGGTGTGCTGGCTGAGCGCTCGTGCAGGGCGAGAGGCGCGCCGGGCGAGCGCACATGGGGGTGAGGCACGCTTGGGCGAGCAGATGTGCGGGCGAGGCGCGCTGGGCGAGCGCTCGTGCGGGGCGAGATGTGCGCCGGGCGAGCGTGGCAGGGGCGGCGAGGCGAGGATAAGGAGGGGTAGGGCGAGGGCTCGTGCGTGCTGGGCTGTGGGGTGAGGGAGCGAGCAGGCAGGCGAGGCGCTGGGGTGTGCTGGCTGAGCGCTCGTGCGGGGCGAGAAGCGCGCCGGGCGAGCGTGCGGCTAGGCGAGCGCACGTGGGGATGAGGCGCGCTTGGGCGAGCAGATGTGCGGGCGACGCGCGCTGGGCGAGCGCTCGTGCGGGGCTAGAGGTGCGCCGGGCGAGCGTGGCAGGGGCGGCAAGGCGAGGAAAAGGAGGGGTAGGGCGAGGGCTCGTGTGCGCTGGGCTGTGGGGCGAGGGGCGAGCAGGCAGGGCGAGGCGCCTCTCTGGGGCGAACAGGCAGGGCGAGGCGCGCGAGGGGCGTGGCAGGGGCAAGGGGCGAGAAAGAGGGGCAGCCAGGCAGGGCGAGGGCTAGGCTGCGCGCGGAGGGCTAGGGCGCGCTGGGAGAGGCTACGCGTGGAGGGCTAGGGCGCGTTGGGCGTGGTTGCGCGTTGAGGGCTTGGGCGTGCGCTGAGCTCGAGCCAGGCGGTGTCTAAGGTGCACGTGAGAGCTGTTGGGCGAGACGACGGCTCAGGCGAGGCGGCGGCTGGAGCTGCG contains the following coding sequences:
- the LOC140986784 gene encoding uncharacterized protein isoform X2, which translates into the protein MNAALLREIAKKKAGSSSSAPQKSVVPAVTMGTKGDCYAAEKKKTGSCSTTAKRPAGSPTTVKKKACSSSSAPKRASSPPPRAKSPPPSDKKKASTDPSPSVSQHGKRKISEISVVSVSSPEGSGSDELPPPESGLHPLYTPDSAIVGRCPTHLAQKIMYQLPSDPDAAFMSSLGWSELTRRTCSSITEGSWWSALTTLDPAPAKTYARARLFVNSSRLLLTR
- the LOC140986784 gene encoding uncharacterized protein isoform X1, producing MNAALLREIAKKKAGSSSSAPQKSVVPAVTMGTKGDCYAAEKKKTGSCSTTAKRPAGSPTTVKKKACSSSSAPKRASSPPPRAKSPPPSDKKKASTDPSPSVSQHGKRKISEISVVSVSSPEGSGSDELPPPESGLHPLYTPDSAIVGRCPTHLAQKIMYQLPSDPDAAFMSSLGWSELTRRTCSSITEGMMYVGELVERANDTRSSACQDLREGKALREQLQATIDEMKVMHAKELSESQARGDELLKEKQELQRRKRTTRKRTRG